Proteins encoded in a region of the Vibrio ponticus genome:
- a CDS encoding patatin-like phospholipase family protein: MSNSGVITNTASSVDIDRLSKYTSGVNALVAQGGGQRGIFTAGVLDAFLLSDFDPFHRFYGTSAGALNLSAFLCRQKGIGRSFILDLTTSAEFFHLFSYIRRKQYLGLDWALDKICDYPYRLDVDMGRRVLGSRQAFAAVTDSSRLIDRYLPMLGEEWKKVLIATCAIPRLYEHEVAFSHGNYIDGGVSASIPVQEAWRQGSRCIVVIRTEEDDTPVPEQLVSQESEVEWYRDSLNLVQEHWQHKLGQWKHDWNSFFSERVQRSKQVKKEHFIASLNGGRWLFGADDIYRLSHLLGDNFDSSLMDMLMVHYQTYSLTRDFLISPPDDCYIVQIAPSQPLLSSSLMSSREELLHDYQLGLDAGLRCVETFDQCNLTSQPLSFHCK, encoded by the coding sequence ATGAGTAACAGCGGTGTCATCACTAACACTGCTAGTTCGGTCGACATAGATCGACTCTCTAAGTACACCAGTGGGGTTAACGCTCTGGTCGCCCAAGGAGGCGGGCAACGGGGTATCTTCACCGCTGGTGTTTTGGATGCCTTCCTTCTCTCTGATTTTGACCCTTTCCATCGTTTTTATGGCACCTCCGCTGGGGCGCTAAATCTCTCTGCATTCCTTTGTCGTCAAAAAGGCATAGGGCGCTCTTTCATACTTGATTTGACTACTTCAGCCGAGTTTTTTCACTTATTTAGCTATATTCGCCGCAAGCAATACCTTGGGCTTGATTGGGCACTAGATAAGATTTGTGACTACCCATATCGATTAGATGTGGATATGGGACGCCGCGTGCTAGGTTCACGCCAAGCATTTGCTGCAGTGACAGATTCCTCGCGTCTGATCGACCGTTATTTGCCAATGCTTGGCGAGGAATGGAAAAAAGTCTTGATCGCAACCTGTGCGATTCCCCGTCTATATGAACATGAAGTGGCATTTAGCCACGGCAATTACATCGATGGTGGTGTCTCCGCTTCGATTCCAGTGCAAGAGGCATGGCGGCAGGGTTCACGCTGCATAGTAGTGATTCGTACTGAAGAAGATGATACCCCTGTACCCGAACAACTTGTCAGTCAAGAAAGTGAAGTGGAGTGGTATCGCGACTCGCTCAATCTAGTTCAAGAGCATTGGCAGCATAAACTGGGGCAGTGGAAGCACGATTGGAATTCATTTTTTAGTGAACGAGTACAACGTTCTAAGCAAGTAAAAAAAGAGCACTTTATTGCTTCGCTAAATGGCGGGCGATGGCTGTTTGGTGCCGATGATATTTATCGTTTAAGCCATCTTTTGGGCGATAACTTTGATTCCAGCTTGATGGATATGTTGATGGTGCATTACCAAACGTATTCATTGACACGGGATTTTCTCATCTCTCCTCCCGACGATTGCTATATAGTGCAGATTGCTCCTTCTCAGCCACTATTATCCAGCTCATTGATGAGTAGCCGTGAAGAATTATTGCACGATTACCAGTTAGGTTTAGACGCCGGTCTACGTTGTGTAGAAACGTTTGATCAATGCAATCTCACCTCTCAACCTCTCTCATTTCATTGTAAATAG
- the cydH gene encoding cytochrome bd-I oxidase subunit CydH — translation MELNLKYALIITATIFAVLIGFGVIAVATA, via the coding sequence ATGGAACTAAATCTAAAGTATGCTTTGATTATTACCGCAACGATTTTTGCAGTACTAATCGGCTTTGGTGTCATTGCTGTCGCAACGGCTTAG
- a CDS encoding sodium-dependent transporter, protein MKREQWGSRAGFILAAVGSAIGLGNIWRFPYMAYENGGGAFFIPYLFAMLTAGIPFMILEFSMGQKYRGSAPKTLAKIHSKFEWLGWFQVGVAAVIAVYYVAVIGWAISYFGMSFTQSWGSDTNAFFFSEYLQLGGDNSPTALGSIQWKIAIAMLIAWAITYAAIVGGVKAGIERASKIMMPILFIMVLLLIGRMIFLPGALDGVNYMFEPDFSKIWDVKVWAAAYGQIFFTLSIGFAIMLAYSSYLPEKSDITNNAFMTVLINCGFSILAGIMIFSVLGYMAQEQGKPLTEVVSAGVGLAFVTLPAAINLLPAPYVLGPLFFFALVVAGLSSHISIMEAVTSAIIDKLKWSRRKAANIVVGTGVIVSMAFATNGGLLLLDLVDHFANNVGIMVGALVEVVLMAWLLNKVPSVREYVNAKSDFTIGQWFDVCIRFVTPVMLAVILATKLQTLFTEGYGGYDLTLGWVVIGALFVFGFIINSTSSKPQEVKS, encoded by the coding sequence ATGAAGCGAGAACAATGGGGATCCCGCGCTGGATTTATTCTAGCGGCTGTCGGATCTGCTATCGGGTTGGGTAACATTTGGCGTTTCCCATATATGGCCTACGAGAACGGCGGTGGCGCCTTCTTCATTCCTTATCTATTTGCCATGCTCACTGCAGGTATTCCATTTATGATTTTGGAATTCAGTATGGGGCAAAAATACCGCGGCAGCGCACCAAAAACACTAGCTAAGATTCACTCAAAATTTGAGTGGCTAGGCTGGTTCCAAGTTGGCGTAGCGGCAGTCATTGCGGTTTACTATGTAGCCGTGATCGGCTGGGCAATTTCATACTTTGGCATGTCATTTACCCAAAGTTGGGGCAGCGACACCAATGCTTTCTTCTTCAGTGAGTACCTACAGTTAGGCGGTGACAACTCACCAACGGCGCTAGGTAGTATTCAATGGAAAATCGCTATTGCGATGCTGATTGCATGGGCTATCACTTATGCTGCTATCGTCGGTGGCGTAAAAGCCGGTATTGAACGCGCTTCGAAGATCATGATGCCAATACTATTTATAATGGTACTGTTACTCATTGGACGTATGATTTTCCTTCCAGGCGCTCTAGATGGCGTGAACTATATGTTCGAGCCTGACTTTAGCAAGATCTGGGATGTGAAAGTTTGGGCTGCAGCATATGGTCAAATTTTCTTCACACTCAGTATTGGCTTTGCCATCATGCTGGCTTATTCAAGCTACTTACCTGAAAAGTCAGACATTACGAACAACGCCTTTATGACAGTATTGATCAACTGTGGCTTCTCAATTCTTGCCGGGATCATGATTTTCTCAGTACTGGGGTATATGGCGCAAGAACAAGGTAAACCACTCACCGAAGTTGTATCAGCGGGTGTTGGTCTTGCGTTTGTTACCTTGCCGGCAGCAATTAACCTATTGCCTGCTCCTTACGTGCTGGGTCCGCTGTTTTTCTTTGCACTTGTTGTGGCAGGTCTAAGCTCACATATCTCAATCATGGAAGCAGTAACATCCGCTATCATCGACAAGCTAAAGTGGAGCCGCAGAAAAGCGGCGAATATCGTAGTGGGTACTGGCGTTATCGTCTCAATGGCATTTGCGACCAATGGCGGTCTATTGCTTCTCGATCTTGTTGACCACTTTGCTAACAACGTAGGTATCATGGTTGGTGCATTGGTTGAAGTGGTACTGATGGCTTGGCTATTAAATAAAGTACCAAGCGTACGTGAATACGTTAATGCCAAATCAGACTTTACGATTGGTCAATGGTTTGATGTATGTATTCGCTTTGTCACACCGGTAATGTTAGCCGTCATTCTAGCGACAAAACTACAAACGCTGTTTACCGAAGGCTATGGTGGCTATGACTTAACACTCGGTTGGGTGGTAATTGGCGCCCTATTCGTTTTCGGTTTCATTATCAACAGCACATCAAGCAAGCCACAGGAGGTAAAATCATGA
- a CDS encoding MetS family NSS transporter small subunit gives MTTGAIIMMVIGLGITWGGAAICIKRAMNKQ, from the coding sequence ATGACAACGGGTGCAATTATTATGATGGTGATTGGACTAGGGATCACCTGGGGCGGCGCGGCAATCTGCATCAAGCGCGCAATGAACAAACAGTAA
- the ptsG gene encoding PTS glucose transporter subunit IIBC, protein MFKNLFANLQKVGKALMLPVSVLPVAGILLGVGAAHLSFIPEIVSNLMEQAGGSVFGQMALLFAVGVALGFTNNDGVAGLAAIVGYGIMVATLSVMAGIMGVEKIDTGVLGGILVGGVAAWAFNRFFKIQLPEYLGFFAGKRAVPIITGFAAIILGVVLSIVWPPIGGAISAFSDWAAHQNPQLAFGIYGVVERSLIPFGLHHVWNVPFFFEAGTCVNAAGETQNGVLTCYLVADEASRAAGNGFGQLAGGYMFKMFGLPAAAIAIAHCAKPENRAKVMGIMASAALTSFLTGITEPIEFSFLFVAPILYGIHALLAGSAYVVANTLGFVHGTSFSHGLIDFLVLSGHSQKMGLMVAVGLVYAVIYYVVFRTVITALDLKTPGREDESDDAAVATSGSDMAGDLVAAFGGKENITGLDACITRLRVAVADTAAVDQDQLKKLGAAGVVVVAGGVQAIFGTKSDNLKTDMDEWIRNH, encoded by the coding sequence ATGTTTAAGAACCTTTTTGCAAACCTGCAGAAAGTCGGTAAAGCTCTGATGCTTCCAGTATCGGTGCTACCGGTAGCAGGTATCCTACTAGGTGTAGGTGCAGCTCACCTTAGCTTCATCCCAGAAATCGTTTCTAACCTAATGGAACAAGCGGGCGGCTCAGTATTCGGTCAAATGGCTCTGCTATTTGCTGTGGGTGTTGCGCTTGGTTTTACAAATAACGACGGTGTAGCAGGTCTAGCTGCAATCGTTGGTTACGGCATCATGGTTGCTACGCTAAGCGTTATGGCTGGCATCATGGGCGTTGAGAAGATCGACACAGGTGTACTAGGTGGTATCCTTGTGGGTGGTGTTGCTGCTTGGGCATTCAACCGTTTCTTCAAGATCCAACTTCCAGAATACCTAGGCTTCTTCGCTGGTAAGCGTGCAGTGCCAATCATCACTGGTTTTGCTGCAATCATCCTAGGTGTTGTTCTATCTATCGTATGGCCACCAATCGGCGGTGCAATCTCTGCATTCTCTGACTGGGCTGCACACCAAAACCCACAACTAGCGTTCGGTATCTACGGCGTAGTTGAGCGTTCTCTAATCCCATTCGGTCTACACCACGTGTGGAACGTACCATTCTTCTTCGAAGCTGGTACTTGTGTGAACGCAGCAGGCGAAACTCAAAACGGCGTACTAACTTGTTACCTTGTAGCAGACGAAGCTTCTCGCGCAGCGGGCAACGGTTTCGGTCAGCTAGCTGGTGGTTACATGTTCAAGATGTTTGGTCTACCAGCTGCAGCAATCGCTATTGCTCACTGTGCTAAACCAGAAAACCGCGCTAAAGTAATGGGTATCATGGCGTCAGCAGCTCTGACTTCATTCCTAACAGGTATTACTGAGCCAATCGAATTCTCATTCCTATTCGTTGCTCCAATCCTATACGGTATCCACGCTCTACTAGCTGGTTCTGCATACGTTGTTGCTAACACTCTAGGTTTTGTACACGGTACTTCATTCTCACACGGTCTAATCGACTTCCTAGTTCTATCTGGTCACTCTCAGAAGATGGGTCTAATGGTAGCGGTTGGTCTAGTGTACGCAGTGATCTACTACGTAGTATTCCGCACTGTTATCACAGCTCTTGATCTTAAGACTCCTGGTCGTGAAGACGAGTCTGATGACGCAGCAGTAGCTACTTCTGGCTCAGACATGGCTGGTGACCTAGTGGCAGCATTCGGTGGTAAAGAAAACATCACTGGTCTAGACGCATGTATCACTCGTCTACGTGTAGCAGTTGCTGATACAGCAGCGGTTGACCAAGACCAACTTAAGAAGCTAGGCGCTGCAGGTGTTGTAGTCGTAGCTGGTGGTGTTCAGGCTATCTTCGGAACTAAGTCTGACAACCTAAAAACTGATATGGATGAGTGGATTCGTAACCACTAA
- a CDS encoding TatD family hydrolase gives MFVDSHCHLDKLDYQDLHQGIADVVAKAKAANVNELLSVGVTLDAFPNMIEMIEPFDNVYASCGVHPLDVESDFSFDLMRQYALHPKVVAIGETGLDYHYQPETKPLQQQRFEQQVALAVELNKPLIIHTRNARQDTLDILRNGGAEKCGGVIHCFTEDLAFAQAAMELGFYISISGIVTFRQATELKEVVKALPLERLLVETDSPYLAPVPHRGKQNQPAYVVEVAAYIAQLKGAALSEVGQKTSENFKNLFLR, from the coding sequence ATGTTTGTAGATTCTCACTGCCATCTTGATAAGTTGGACTATCAAGATCTTCATCAAGGGATCGCAGACGTGGTTGCTAAAGCAAAAGCAGCTAACGTAAATGAACTATTGTCGGTCGGCGTCACTCTTGATGCGTTTCCGAATATGATCGAAATGATTGAGCCATTTGATAACGTATACGCGTCATGTGGTGTCCATCCGTTAGATGTAGAAAGCGATTTTAGTTTTGATTTAATGCGCCAATACGCCCTGCACCCAAAAGTGGTTGCGATCGGTGAAACTGGCTTAGATTACCACTACCAGCCGGAGACCAAGCCGCTGCAACAACAGCGCTTTGAACAGCAAGTTGCTCTAGCGGTAGAGTTGAACAAGCCTTTGATCATTCATACTCGTAATGCACGTCAAGATACGCTTGATATTCTACGTAATGGTGGAGCAGAGAAGTGTGGCGGCGTGATTCACTGCTTTACTGAAGATCTCGCTTTTGCGCAAGCGGCAATGGAACTTGGCTTTTATATTTCCATTTCCGGTATTGTCACCTTTAGACAGGCAACTGAACTGAAAGAAGTGGTAAAGGCATTACCACTGGAGCGTTTGTTGGTTGAAACGGATTCTCCTTACCTAGCGCCAGTGCCTCATCGCGGTAAACAAAACCAACCAGCATACGTGGTTGAGGTTGCGGCATATATTGCGCAGCTCAAAGGTGCAGCACTGTCAGAGGTTGGGCAAAAAACCAGCGAAAACTTCAAAAATCTTTTTTTGAGATAA
- the holB gene encoding DNA polymerase III subunit delta' — protein sequence MAQLYPWLTPLWQQWQAHLEADRFPNAALLIAKPGFGEEQLITQFSRAVMCSNFASEPCGFCHSCQLMESSSHPDFHWIKPEKEGKAITVDQIRQCNRIAQESSQLAGYRVIVIQPADAMNESAANALLKTLESPSPSCLFLLVSGSASQLLPTITSRCQQWHITAPEAEQLAGWLATQTQQAVPSFAAHINGNSPLNTLKFIDGDGHKRYLAIEQQLLDVVAQRGDAIKLAKELSGDIETSLLWLWYLLTDTQKVHFGLSLPQAVPGAKVMAERITYNLLYQQTQALQALIEQLTQHTGLNRELLILDWLFKFNGEACL from the coding sequence ATGGCTCAGCTTTACCCTTGGCTAACACCTTTATGGCAACAATGGCAGGCGCATTTAGAAGCGGATCGCTTTCCCAATGCTGCCTTGTTGATCGCTAAGCCAGGTTTTGGTGAAGAGCAGCTCATTACGCAATTTAGCCGCGCAGTGATGTGCAGTAACTTTGCGTCAGAACCTTGTGGATTTTGCCACAGTTGTCAATTGATGGAGTCGAGTAGTCACCCTGATTTTCACTGGATTAAGCCAGAAAAAGAGGGCAAGGCGATTACTGTCGATCAAATTCGTCAATGTAACCGAATCGCTCAAGAGTCTTCTCAATTGGCGGGGTATCGCGTGATTGTGATTCAGCCAGCGGATGCGATGAACGAATCGGCGGCGAACGCATTGCTGAAAACTTTGGAATCGCCATCGCCAAGCTGTCTGTTTTTGCTGGTGAGTGGCTCGGCTAGTCAACTGTTGCCGACCATTACTAGCCGTTGTCAGCAGTGGCACATTACAGCGCCTGAAGCTGAACAATTGGCAGGCTGGCTCGCAACACAAACACAACAAGCGGTGCCGAGTTTTGCAGCACATATAAATGGTAATTCGCCGCTAAATACGCTTAAGTTTATTGATGGTGACGGACACAAACGTTACCTCGCAATAGAGCAGCAGTTACTCGATGTCGTTGCACAGCGTGGTGATGCGATAAAATTAGCGAAAGAACTGAGTGGCGATATCGAAACCTCATTGCTTTGGCTTTGGTATTTACTTACCGATACGCAGAAAGTGCACTTTGGATTGTCGCTTCCACAGGCGGTGCCTGGTGCAAAAGTAATGGCTGAACGTATTACGTATAACTTGCTTTACCAACAGACGCAGGCGTTGCAAGCGTTGATTGAGCAACTGACACAGCACACGGGTCTTAACCGTGAGCTATTGATTTTAGACTGGTTATTTAAATTTAATGGGGAAGCATGTTTGTAG
- the tmk gene encoding dTMP kinase, whose translation MKQAKFIVVEGLEGAGKSTAINAVLEVLKRSGIESIKHTREPGGTALAEKLRELVKQEHEGEVLQDMTELLLMYASRVQLVENVIKPALASGTWVVGDRHDMSSQAYQGGGRQIPRQTMQALRETTLGEFKPDFTLYLDLDPRVGLERARGRGELDRIEKMDMSFFDRTRARYLEIANSDERIVVINAEQEMDKVAADIQAALQQWLETL comes from the coding sequence ATGAAACAAGCTAAATTTATCGTAGTAGAAGGTCTTGAAGGCGCGGGTAAAAGTACTGCCATCAACGCAGTGTTAGAAGTACTAAAGCGCTCAGGAATTGAGTCTATCAAGCATACTCGTGAGCCGGGCGGTACTGCACTTGCAGAAAAATTGCGTGAGCTAGTCAAACAAGAGCATGAAGGCGAAGTTCTGCAAGATATGACAGAACTGCTACTTATGTACGCTTCACGTGTCCAGTTGGTTGAAAACGTGATTAAACCTGCGCTAGCGAGTGGTACGTGGGTGGTGGGCGACCGTCACGACATGTCTTCACAAGCCTACCAAGGTGGTGGTCGACAAATCCCACGCCAAACCATGCAAGCACTACGTGAGACAACGCTAGGGGAGTTTAAGCCTGACTTTACCCTTTATCTTGACCTTGACCCACGAGTGGGTCTTGAACGTGCGCGTGGACGCGGTGAGCTCGACCGCATTGAGAAAATGGACATGAGTTTCTTCGACCGTACTCGTGCACGTTACCTTGAGATTGCTAATAGTGACGAGCGTATCGTGGTGATCAACGCAGAGCAGGAGATGGATAAGGTTGCTGCCGATATCCAAGCGGCGCTGCAACAATGGTTGGAAACACTGTAA
- the mltG gene encoding endolytic transglycosylase MltG: MIKKITLLLLLVAALAAGAFFYLTKQVEQFVTQPLQLTQEQIFTVKPGTSFQRVLAQLSEQKLITTSEVVKVIRHFHPELTQLRAGTYLITPEMNLTEALELFKTGKEHQFSITFVEGSRFSEWRTILENAPYLEHKTSEMSEADIAKALGIEQTKLEGLFLAETFNYTYGTSDLDILQRSADKLQSVLDEAWQNRQDKLPLKTPYDALILASIIEKETAVESERERVASVFVNRLNKRMRLQTDPTVIYGMGDKYDGNIRKKDLRTPTPYNTYVIFGLPPTPIAMAGEASIKAALNPEDSDYYYFVASGKGGHVFSKNLADHNRAVRAYLRHLRSNK, from the coding sequence GTGATTAAGAAGATCACTTTGTTGTTGCTTTTGGTAGCTGCGTTAGCTGCCGGCGCTTTTTTCTATTTGACTAAGCAAGTTGAGCAGTTTGTTACTCAGCCTTTGCAGTTGACTCAAGAACAAATTTTTACTGTCAAACCGGGTACCAGCTTTCAGCGCGTTTTGGCTCAACTTAGTGAGCAGAAACTGATCACCACTAGTGAGGTGGTGAAAGTGATTCGTCATTTCCACCCTGAACTGACTCAGCTGCGAGCAGGTACTTACCTAATTACGCCGGAAATGAATTTAACCGAGGCGCTAGAGTTATTTAAAACAGGCAAAGAGCATCAGTTCTCGATTACTTTTGTTGAAGGGTCTCGTTTCAGCGAGTGGCGCACTATTTTAGAAAATGCCCCTTATCTTGAGCATAAAACCAGCGAGATGAGTGAGGCTGACATTGCTAAAGCGCTTGGTATTGAGCAGACAAAGTTGGAAGGCTTATTCCTTGCTGAGACGTTTAACTACACCTATGGGACGTCTGATTTAGATATTCTCCAACGTTCTGCGGATAAGCTGCAATCGGTATTGGATGAAGCTTGGCAGAATCGTCAAGATAAACTGCCGCTTAAGACCCCTTATGATGCTTTGATTCTCGCCTCCATTATTGAGAAAGAGACGGCGGTAGAATCTGAACGCGAACGCGTGGCATCGGTGTTTGTGAATCGTTTGAATAAGCGTATGCGCCTGCAAACTGACCCAACCGTTATCTACGGTATGGGTGATAAGTATGATGGCAATATTCGCAAGAAAGATTTGCGTACGCCAACACCATACAACACTTATGTGATTTTTGGTCTGCCGCCAACCCCAATTGCAATGGCAGGCGAAGCATCGATCAAAGCAGCACTGAACCCAGAAGACAGTGATTACTACTATTTTGTCGCCAGCGGCAAAGGCGGTCACGTATTTTCAAAGAACTTAGCCGATCATAACCGTGCGGTTCGTGCTTATTTACGTCATTTAAGAAGTAACAAATAA
- the pabC gene encoding aminodeoxychorismate lyase: protein MYWLNGQPTDSISLLDRSFQYGDGCFTTMLTRDGAVECWSYHLQRMQACLDTLAIPHPDWQLVELWLKQAANHDSLAGLKLHISRGEGGRGYSATQVSAPNVTISDFAFPAHYYQWQQEGIELGVCQTRLGLNPLLAGHKHNNRLEQVLVKAELDQRQLSDGVVLNLSEHIVETSMANLFWWKGQELYTPDLTMSGVAGVARRRVLDIAQQQNINLHVGEFALTDLLDADEVFITNSILGVAPIKGIEGQSFQIGEQTRSIQEMLSP, encoded by the coding sequence GTGTATTGGCTCAACGGACAACCGACCGATTCTATCTCTCTACTCGATCGCTCTTTTCAATATGGTGATGGTTGTTTCACTACTATGCTCACTCGAGATGGTGCAGTCGAATGTTGGTCTTATCATTTACAGCGTATGCAAGCTTGTTTAGATACGTTGGCGATACCTCATCCCGATTGGCAATTAGTCGAATTGTGGCTTAAACAAGCGGCAAATCACGACTCACTCGCAGGGCTTAAACTTCATATTAGTCGCGGGGAAGGGGGGAGAGGCTATAGCGCTACTCAAGTGAGTGCTCCTAATGTTACTATTAGCGACTTTGCTTTTCCTGCTCACTATTATCAGTGGCAACAAGAAGGGATTGAGCTTGGGGTATGTCAGACGCGTTTAGGGTTGAATCCTTTGCTCGCTGGGCACAAACACAATAACCGCTTGGAGCAAGTGCTGGTGAAAGCGGAGCTTGACCAACGCCAACTGAGTGATGGTGTGGTGCTCAATTTATCGGAACATATCGTTGAAACCAGTATGGCGAATCTGTTTTGGTGGAAAGGGCAAGAACTGTATACCCCAGACTTGACTATGTCAGGTGTTGCCGGTGTCGCAAGACGAAGAGTCTTGGACATTGCGCAGCAGCAAAATATTAATCTGCATGTTGGTGAGTTTGCGTTGACGGACTTACTGGATGCGGATGAAGTTTTTATCACTAATTCGATTTTAGGTGTAGCCCCAATTAAGGGGATTGAAGGTCAGTCTTTCCAGATTGGAGAGCAGACAAGAAGTATTCAGGAGATGTTGTCCCCGTGA
- the fabF gene encoding beta-ketoacyl-ACP synthase II gives MSKRRVVVTGMGMLSPVGNTVESSWKALLEGQSGIVNIEHFDATNFSTRFAGLVKDFNCEEYMSKKDARKMDLFIQYGIAAGIQALDDSGLQVNEENAARIGVAIGSGIGGLDLIETGHTALVSKGPRKVSPFFVPSTIVNMVAGNLSIMRGLRGPNIAISTACTTGLHNIGHAARMIAYGDADAMVAGGSEKASTPLGMAGFGAAKALSTRNDEPQKASRPWDKDRDGFVLGDGAGMMVLEEYEHAKARGAKIYAELVGFGMSGDAYHMTSPSEDGSGGALAMEAAMRDAGITGTQVGYVNAHGTSTPAGDVAEIKGVKRALGEEGAKQVKVSSTKSMTGHLLGAAGSVEAIITVLSLVDQIVPPTINLDNPEEGLDIDLVPHVAQKVDMEYAICNSFGFGGTNGSLVFKKI, from the coding sequence GTGTCCAAGCGTCGTGTTGTTGTCACTGGCATGGGTATGTTGTCACCGGTAGGCAACACTGTAGAATCATCATGGAAGGCCCTGCTAGAAGGTCAAAGTGGTATCGTTAATATCGAACACTTTGATGCTACTAATTTCTCTACTCGCTTTGCAGGTCTTGTTAAAGATTTCAACTGCGAAGAGTACATGTCTAAGAAAGATGCTCGTAAAATGGATCTATTTATCCAGTACGGCATCGCAGCTGGTATCCAAGCTCTAGACGATTCAGGCTTACAAGTTAACGAAGAAAACGCAGCGCGCATCGGCGTCGCTATCGGTTCTGGCATCGGCGGTCTAGACCTAATCGAAACTGGTCACACTGCTCTAGTGAGCAAAGGTCCACGTAAAGTTAGCCCATTCTTCGTACCATCAACCATCGTAAACATGGTTGCAGGTAACCTATCTATCATGCGTGGTCTTCGTGGTCCTAACATCGCTATCTCAACAGCGTGTACAACAGGTCTACACAATATCGGTCATGCTGCGCGTATGATCGCTTACGGTGATGCTGATGCAATGGTAGCGGGTGGCTCTGAGAAAGCTTCTACGCCACTAGGTATGGCGGGTTTTGGTGCGGCTAAAGCACTGTCTACTCGCAACGATGAGCCACAAAAGGCTTCTCGTCCGTGGGATAAAGATCGTGACGGTTTCGTTCTAGGTGACGGTGCTGGCATGATGGTACTTGAAGAGTACGAACACGCGAAAGCGCGTGGCGCTAAGATTTACGCAGAGCTAGTTGGCTTTGGTATGTCTGGTGACGCTTACCACATGACTTCACCAAGTGAAGACGGTTCAGGTGGTGCGCTAGCGATGGAAGCGGCAATGCGTGACGCGGGTATCACAGGTACTCAAGTTGGTTACGTAAACGCTCACGGTACTTCGACTCCAGCAGGCGATGTAGCGGAAATCAAAGGCGTTAAACGTGCTCTTGGTGAAGAGGGTGCTAAACAGGTTAAAGTATCTTCAACTAAGTCGATGACTGGTCACCTACTAGGTGCTGCGGGTTCTGTTGAAGCGATCATTACTGTTCTGTCTCTTGTTGACCAAATCGTTCCACCAACGATCAACCTAGATAACCCAGAAGAAGGCCTAGATATCGACCTTGTTCCACATGTGGCGCAAAAAGTTGATATGGAATACGCTATCTGTAACTCTTTTGGTTTCGGTGGCACTAACGGTTCTCTTGTATTTAAGAAGATTTAA
- the acpP gene encoding acyl carrier protein translates to MSNIEERVKKIIVEQLGVDEAEVKNEASFVDDLGADSLDTVELVMALEEEFDTEIPDEEAEKITTVQAAIDYVNSAQ, encoded by the coding sequence ATGAGCAACATCGAAGAACGCGTAAAGAAAATCATTGTTGAACAGCTAGGTGTAGACGAAGCAGAAGTTAAAAACGAAGCTTCATTTGTTGACGATCTAGGTGCTGATTCTCTAGACACTGTTGAACTAGTAATGGCTCTAGAAGAAGAATTCGACACTGAGATTCCAGACGAAGAAGCTGAGAAGATCACTACTGTTCAAGCTGCAATCGACTACGTGAACAGCGCTCAGTAA